Within the Nocardioides humi genome, the region CCTCTCGTTCGACCGCTCCACGGCCCACCGGGGCAGCCGGACCCGCTCACCGCCGCTCGTGGTGGGGTGGTCCCCGAGCTCGCGTCCCGCCTTGCGCATCACCTTCTGCCAGGGCCCGGCCGAGGCGACCGCGCCGGCGGCGGCGCGGGCGAGGTTGGCGTGCCGGAGCACCTCGATCTCCGCGAAGGAGGGGGAGGCGTTGCGCACCGGCTGCAGGGTCAGCGCCCCGGGAGCGCCCAGCAGCTCGCTCGTCGCGTCGAGGTGCGCGGTCCGGTCGCGGGGATCGCCGCACAGGAAGATCACCCGGTCCTCGCCGAAGGCGCTCCCCCACACGGACAGCAGGTGGGCCGGGTCGAAGTCGCGCATCATCGCGTGCCCGGGGCCGGTGGCGGGCAGGACGTCCTCGAGCCAGGAGAGGTAGCCGTCGGTGTTGCCCTCGCGGGTGATCTGCTGCCAGATCGACGGCAGCAGGCCGGTCATCGGCCGCAGGGTGATGAGGACGTGGACGTCCGGGCCCAGCGCCGTGGCGATGTCCGCGGCGGTCTCGGCGGAGGCGGCGCAGAACCCCTCGCTGGACAGGATCGCGTGGCGGGCGGGGCTGGACCGGAAGGCGCGGGAGACCTGGTCCCAGCGCCGCTGGTACCTCGGGGGCGCCGACGCGAGCCGGCCCAGCGCGACGGAGCGGGCCAGCCCGAGGGGGTTCGCGCTCCGGCTCACGTAGTGGACGCCCTGGGCCTCGAGGCTCTCGCGCGCGGCGTGGAAGGCGGCCTGGAGGGCCGACGTACCCGTCTTGGGGGACCGATGTGGAGGAGCTTGGCCCCGTCGGGCAGCGGTGTCGGACGGTCCACCCGGCGCACGCGGGCTCCTCACTACTCGACGCTCGGTGCCGGGGCACCCTTCTCCCCTCACAGCGTCGAAAGAGCTGGATCCGTTACAGGCCGCGCCTGTCACCTCTGAGCTTGCGATTAAACCTCGGAGTCGAGCTTTAATCGCAAGCTCAGGCGTAGATGTCGACCCGGCTCGCCCCGAGCGCGACCAGCAGCTCGGTCCGGGCCGGGCCGCGCACGGCGCCCGGGGTCGCCAGGGCCGCGGCGACGGTGCGCTCGAGGTCGCGGTGCTCCTGGAAGTGCCGCAGGGCCGCGGACCGCCACTCCTCGATGTCCGGCCCCCTGCCCGGCATCGGGTCGGCCGCGCCGCGCGAGCGGGCCAGCCAGCCCGCGCAGAGGAGGGCGAGCGCCAGCAGCAGTGCTGCGGCGGTGAGCTCCAGCGGCATCGGTCGTCTCCTCTCGGCGGGTCGGTAGCGGACCAACGACCACCGGTACGACGGGTGACGACCGCGCCGCGGAATCGGGACCGGGTCCCGGGTCCCGGGTCGCGCGGTTGCGGGGATCGCGGGCTACAGGCGGCCGGCGATGAGCTCGTACGCCGACCGGCCGAACGCCACCATCCGCGCCACCTCGACCCCGGTCGGCGTCGCGCGCAGGGTCTCCAGGGCCGCGTCGACGGCGTCGTCCTTGGGCCAGCCGTAGGCGCCGGCGCTGATCAGCGGGAACGCCACCGAGCGGGCGCCGAGCTCGTCGGCGACCTCCAGCGCGCGGCGGTAGCACGAGGTCAGCAGCGACCGGTCGGTCTCGCCGCGGTGGCGGTTGGGCCCGACGACGTGGATCACCCACCGGGCCGACATCCGCCCCGCCGTGGTCCACCCGGCGTCGCCGGTGGCCAGGCCGCGCGGGAAGCGGCGCCGGCAGTCCTCCAGCACCTCCGGCCCGCCCGCCCGGTGGATGGCGCCGTCCACCCCCGCCCCTCCGCGCATCGCACGGTTGGCCGCGTTGACCACGGCCGCCACGTCCTGCGCGGTGATGTCGCCCTCGACGACCTCGATCTCCATGCCGGCCTCCTCGTCACTCGACGGTACGCCGCCCAGCGCCACCGCGCGGCGGTGAGCTCGTGCTCGGTCGCGGACCGATGGTGTCACCGACCCCCGACGAGCCGCAGCGTCGCCCGCTCGAGCGCGGCGCGGCGCGCGTCCGCGTCGTCGTACCGGCGCCGGGCGGCGGCCCGGATCGTGCGGCCCTCCTCGTAGGCGTCGACCACCCGTGGGTCGACGTACGCCGAGCGCGCGAGCGCGGGCGTGTTGCCGAGGAACTCGGCGACCTCGCGCATCGCGGCGGCGACCGCCCGCTTCCGGGCGGTCTTCGTGGCCTCCGGCCCGGGCGCCTCGGCGAGGGCCGCGGCGGCCAGCACGGTGCCGTGCCAGGTGCGGAAGTCCTTGGCGGTGGCGTCGAGCCCGCTCACGTCGCGCAGGTAGTCGTTGACGTCGGTCCCGGACACGTCGAGCAGCCGCGGGTCGGCCCGGCGGCGGCGCCGGCGCCGGTCGAGCGCGCGGACCGCGAGCTCGTCGTCGATCTCGACGTGGTGCTCGATCCCGGACTTGCCGGTGAACGCGAAGACCAGCACCTCCCCGGACCGGCGCACGTGCTGACGCTCGAGGGTGGTGAGCCCGAAGGAGCCGTACTCCTCGGCGTACACGTCGTTGCCGACGCGGAAGCAGCCGAGGTCGATCAGCCGGACCGCCAGGGCGCAGGTCGCCCGGGCGCCGAGGTCGTCGGCGTCGAGATCGGCGAGGACCGCCTCCCGGATCCGCGGCAGCCGGCGGCCCAGCCGCACCACCCGGGCGTGCTTCTCCTCCGCGCGCCGGGCGACCCAGTCCGGGTGGTAGAGGTACTGCCGGCGCCCGGCCGCGTCGATCCCGACCGCCTGCAGGTGGCCGTTGGGCCGCGGGCAGATCCACACCTCGGTCCAGGCCGGCGGGATCACCAGCGCCCGGCAGCGGGCGGCGTCCTCGGGGGCAGCGGGCGGTCGTCGGTGCCGAGATGGACGAACCCGCGCCCGGCTCGGCGCCGGGTCCAGCCCGGCTCGTCGGGTGAGGTACGACGGAGCCGGGCCACGGACGTCAGGTGCCCTGCGGGAGCGGTTTCAGTCCCGGGGACGCAGCGAGCGCAGCAGCACGACCACGATGACGACGCCGGCCACCCCGCCGATCGCCCACGGCCACAGGGACCGCTCGTCGTCGAGGTGCACGGGAGACCGGTCGTCGTCCCCCGCGGACGGCGCCGGCGACGCTGTCGGGGACGCTGTCGGGGACGCTGTCGGCGACTCGCCGGCGGGCAGCTCGTCGACGGGCAGCTCGACGCGCAGCACCTCGCTGCCCTCGCCCTCCGAGCTGATCAGCACCGTGCCGTCCTCGGCGACCGCGATCCCCTCGCCCTGCTGCTGGCGCGGGAGGTCGACCTGGGCGACCCGGTCCAGGCCGGGCCAGGTGTAGACGGCGGCCTGCCCGTAGTTGCGCAGCACCAGGCGCTCGCCGTCGGGGAGGAAGGCGCCGTCGGTGGCGACGCCGAGCACCTCGTCGACGACGCTCAGCTCGTTGGGGCCGTCGGGGTCGAGCCGCTCGGGTGCGGCGTACAGGCGGCCGATGAACTCCTTGGCGACGACGTAGAGCCGGCCGGTCGCCGGGTCGGCGAGCAGCGTCTCGGCGTCGTGCGGCCCGTCGGGGTAGACCAGGTCGTACGTCGGGGCGGTGACCTCGCGGTCGCCCCGCCCGAACGGCACCCGGGCCACCACGACGTGGTCACGGGCGGCGGCGTTGTCGCCGATGTCGCCCACCCAGACCTCGCCGTCGCCGGCGGGCGCGAGCGCCTCGATGTCGCGGGCCTGGCCCTGCCAGCGGGTGACGCCGACGGTGTCGCCGGTCGCGGGGTCGACGGTGAAGACCCGGTTGGCGTCGCCGGAGTCGTTGACCGTGACGACCAGGCCGTCACGCGCGACCAGGCCGCTGGACTCGGTGATCCGCGGGTCGGTGAAGCGGAAGACGGGCTCGCCCGGCACCGGCTCGACCGCCGCCCCGGGGGTGAGGAGGCCGATCCCGAACGGCGCCAGCAGCAGCACGACCGCGAGCAGCCGCCTCACCCGAGCAGCTCCCCCAGCCGCGGGTGGATGCCCCACGCGGCGACGAGCGCGTCGTACTCCTCGCTGTCGGCGGCGGCCCCCGTCCGCACCGCCCGCAGCAGCGTGTTGCGGGGCGTGTGCCGGCTGTCGACGAACTCCATCACGTCGACCCGGTAGCCCGCCCGCCGCAGCAGCAGCGCACGCAGCGTGTCGGTGAGCGTGTCGGCGAAGCGCTCGCGCAGGATGCCGTCGCGCACCAGGGAGGAGTACGGCGCCGGGGCGGTCGCCGTGCGCAGCTGGGCCGCGATGTCGTGGTGGCAGCAGGGCGCGGCGAGCACCAGCGGAGCCTCCCACCCGACGGCGCGGGCGAGGGCGTCGTCGGTGGCGGTGTCGCAGGCGTGCAGCGCGAGCACGACGTCCGGAGCCTGCTCGAGCTCCGCGCCGCCGATGGTGCCGGCGACGAAGCGGGCGTCGATGCCCAGGCGCTCGGCGACGGCGGCGTTGTGGTCGCGGGACTGCTCCTTGACGTCGACGCCGGTCAGCCGGACCGGCAGCCCGCGGCGCTCGCTGAGGAAGCGCTGCGCGGCGAAGGTGAGGTACCCGTTGCCGCAGCCGAGGTCGACGATCCGCAGCGGGTCCTCCTCGGTCGGCCGGCGCAGGTGGCCGCGGGCCCGGGCGTCGGCGACGGAGCGGTCCAGGACGCGCAGGAAGTCCTCGACCTGGCGGTACTTCGCCATCCGGCTCGGCTTGATCCGGCCCTGGGCGTCGGCGAGCCCGAGCGCCGCGAACACCGGGTCGTCCTCCGGCAGCAGCCGCTCCTTGGCCCGGTCGTGGCCGCGGTCGACGGCCGTCTCGGCGGCCTGCGCCGCCGGGGCCTTCGTGTGGACGGCGGCATCGCCCCTCTTGGTCACCCGCAGGCTGAGCTGCCGCTCGGTCGTCTCGACGGTCCAGTTGCCGAACGCCTCGGCCAGCAGCGCGTCGACGGCCTCCTCGGCCGGCCCGCCGCGGAGGTGGTTGGCGGTGTGGGCCTGCGTGGCGTCGTACCGGACGACCTGGAGGTGCCGTCCGGCCTTGAGGTCCACCCAGCGCAGCTCGACCCGCCGCCACGGGGGTACGGCGGCGCGCCGGCGCCCCGACGCGACCGCACGCACCAGCCGGTCGTCGGCCAGCAGGTCGGCGCGGACCCGGACCAGAGCGTCGCTGAGGGGAACCGTGCTCACTTGACCAGGGCCGCCACGATCACGATGAGCAGGAGCGCCACCAGCGCGGCCGGGATGATCAGGCGGCGGTGGCGCGGGTTCACCCGTCGATGGTAGACGGGCGGACCCGCGCGCCCGGCGCCGGATCAGCGCACCTTCTTCGCCTTGCTGACCGAGACGCCCGTCGACGCGCCGCCCTGCACGGTGACGCGCACGGACAGCCGGCGCCCGCGGTCGGCCCGCGTGACCCGGTAGCGCGCCTTGGTCGCCTTCTTGATCGGGCGGCCGTTGCGCAGCCACTGGTAGCGGACCTTCGTGACGCTCCCCGACCACGCGCCGGTGGTGGCGCGCAGGACCGTGCCGACCTTGGCGGTGCCCCGTGCCTTCGGCGGCTTCACGGCGGTGAGCGCCGCGGCGTCACCCGTCTGCGGGCCGGCCGGCCCGCCCGGGCCGCCCTGCCCGCCGGGGCGGGCGGGCTGAGCGGCGCCGCGGACCAGTCGGGCTCACTGGCGCCGGGGAGCAGCAGCCGCAGCTCACCGGTGCAGCCGAGCTTGTTGTCCGCGAAGGTCCACACGCCGTCGGCGGCGCCGAACGCGAGCGTGGTGCTGTCGGGCGACCAGGTCGGGTCGGTGATCTTGTCGGACGCCTCGCCGTCGAGGCGGCAGGCGTCGGCCGGCAGGCCGGGCAGGGTGCCCGAGCGGATGTTCCCGTCGACCCGGTAGGTCAGGATGTCGCGGTCGTCGCCGTACCCGCGGACGCCGGCCAGCAGGGTGCCGTCGGGCGAGACCTCGACGTTGCCGAAGTCCTCGCTCGGGTACCAGATGTCGCCGTCGTCGAACCAGTGCTGCTGGGTCGGCGACCCGATGTCGTGCACCATCACGTGGTGGCCGTAGCCGCCGCTCTGCAGCGTGCGCCGGCCGGTGACCCAGGACGGGTCGGCGTAGAACGAGGTCCCGTACGTCGCCGGCGTGCCCGCGCCGGTCGTGCTGACGTATCCGGTGGCGGTGCGCCAGGCGCAGCCGTTGGTGCAGGAGTGCTCGGCGAAGGTGTAGGCGATCAGGGCGCCGTCCGGGGAGATGGCGGCGTCGACCGGGCTGCCGTCCATGGTGCCGCCGAGCGAGCTCGGCAGGCGCGGCGGGTCGATCTCGGCCAGCACCCGGCCCTGCTGGTCCATCACGACCAGATTCTGGTACCGCACCGCGGCGACGATCCCGGTGTCGGACTGGCTGGGCGCGCGGTACGGCAGCCCGGCGCTGCCGTCGGTCGTCAGCGGACGCGCGCCGGTGCCGTCTCCCCGCGCGATCCACACGTCGTGGTCCTTGATGTAGGTGAGCGTGCCGCCGCCCGAGGCGGCGGACGCCGCCGGCGTGGCATGCGGCGGCAACGCGAGCGTCAGGCTGAGGGCGCACAGGGCGGCGAGCCCGGCTCCGGCGAGCCGGCCGAGACGATGGGTCATGGGGTTCTCCACAGTTCCGTCGGGGTTTCCCCCACGGTCCCGGGGCGGAGAGCCCGGCGGCCAGATGCGCGCGTCCCCGAACGGCCGGGACGGACACCTCGCGTCGGAGCGGTCGCGCCTCAGTCCTCGCCGGCCGCCCGGCGGTCGCGGTGGGCCCGGACCACCCACACCAGCACGAACACGACGTAGACCGCGACGAGCGCGAGGAACACGGCGCCCAGCCGGGGCGTCTCGGCCCGCGCGGCCCGGACCGTGCCCAGCAGCACAGCGGTGAGCAGTGCCATGGTCGCGGCTCCGATGACCTCGAGATCGCGCCGGCCGCGCCGGCGCAGCTCGGCCACCCGCTCGGGCGTGGCGGCCCACCAGTCCTTGCGCGGCGTGTTCAGCTGGGACAGCGGCACCCGGTCGCCGAGCGCCGCGGCGCCCCACAGCAGCGCGGCGACGCCCGCGCCGATCAGGGCGAAGGCGACCAGCGCACCGGTCCGTCCGGCCCAGCGGTCGACCTCCCCGGAGAGGCCGAAGTGCACCGGCACCCGCTCCGGCAGCAGGACGGCGGCGAGGACCCACGCGGCGGTGTACGCCGCGACCGCGGCGGCGAACCAGCGGCGCGCGCTCACCAGTGCTCCAGCGAGGCGGCCATGATCCCCGCCAGGTCCTCCCCCGTCACGTCCCTGGGCGCCGTCGCCAGCAGCCGCTGCTGCTGCAGCGCACCGTCGACGAGTGCGTCGACGTCGCCGGCGCCGTACCCGACCTCGGCCAGGCCGTTGGGGATCCCGATGTCGCGCATCAGGGCGGCGATCACGCCGGGCAGCACGTCCGGCCCGTCGCCGGCGGCGGCCGGGTCGAGCAGCCGCGCGGCCCGCAGGTGCCGCTCGGGCGCGGCGTCGAAGGTGAACCGGAACGCCTCGGGCGCGGTGAGCGCGACGGCCATGCCGTGCGGCACCATCGGCTCGGCCTGCGGGTAGTCGGCCGGCCGGAAGTCCCGCACCCGCCCGGCGATCGGGTAGGCGTTGGCGTGCGGGATGTGCACGCCGGCGTTGCCGAACCCGAGGCCGGCGAAGGTCGCCGCGAGCGCCATCTGCTCGGCCGCCTCGGTCCCGCCGGCGCCGTCCCGCGCCTCGCGTACGGCGGCGCGGAAGGCGCCGGACAGCAGCCCCATGGCACGCTCCGACCAGAGGTCGGCGATCGGGTTCGAGCCGCAGTAGGGCACCCGCTGCTCCGGGCTCTTGGCCGGGAACTCGCCGTACCAGCGGGCGGTGTAGCTCTCCAGCGCGTGGCACAGGATGTCCATCCCGGCCGCCGCGATCACACCCGGCGGCTGGGTCGCGGACAGGGCCGGGTCCACCACCGCGAGCCGCGGCCGCAGGGCCGGGTGGCTGATGCCGGTCTTCACCTCGAGGGCGAGCACGTCCATCACGCAGATCGTGGTCGACTCCGCGCCGGTGCCCGTCGTGGTCGGCACGGCCGCCAGCGGCAGCACCGGCTGCTCGGGCGCACGCGCCTTGCCGATCGGGGCGTTGACGTAGTCCATCAGCTCGCCCGGGTTGGTCACCAGCAGCGCGACCGCCTTGCCGGTGTCGATCGACGAGCCGCCGCCGACGGCGACCACCGCGTCGAACGGCCCCTCGCCGCGGGCGAACGCCACCGCCTCCTCCAGCGAGGCGTCGGTCGGCTCGACCCGGGCGCCGGCGTAGGTCACGACCTCGACGCCGTGGGCGCGCAGCGACCCCGCGACCGTCTCGGCGTGCCCGGCGGCCACCACGCCGGCGTCGGTGACGAGCAGGGCCCGTCGGGCGCCCCAGCCGCGGACGTCGTACCCGACCTCGGCGGCGGCGCCCCGCCCGAACTTGAGCGCGGGCGCGGCGTAGGTGAAGACGGTCTCCGTCGCGTGGTCAGTCACGCCGACACGGTATCGCCGGCCGCCTCGATGGCGGCGCGGACCGATCCGTAGACCTTCAGCTTGCGGGCGGCGACATCGGCCAGCGGCACCCAGGCGACCTCGTCGGTCGTGCCGTCCTCCTCGACGACCCGCGGCTCCCCCGGTCCGACGTGGGCGCGGTAGATGATCCCGATCGCGTGGAAGTCCTCCTCGCGGCCGTTCGGGGCGGTGCCGGTGAAGTGGTGGTCGAGCACGGTCAGCAGCTCGTCGGCCTCGCCCTCGAGCCCGCACTCCTCCCACAGCTCGCGGCGGATGGTGTCGCGCGGCGACTCGCCGTGGTCGATGCCGCCGCCGGGCAGGTGCCAGGTGCCGGGGTCGGGCGCGAGGTCGGAGGTGCGGGTCAGCAGGATGGCGTCGTCCTGCACGACGTACGCGTAGGCGGCCGAGCGCTGGCGCTGCCGCACGGCGTACGCCGCCAGCGCCTCGGTCACGAGGCTGACCGTCGGCACGGTGCCGTCCAGCACCGCCGCGATCGGCTTCCAGGCGGCCTCGGCGGTCGACCCGTCGACCTCGGTGACATGCGGCTCGGGCGCGTCGGCCGGCACCCAGCCCTCGTAGACGATCCGCACCGAGTGGGCGTCGACGCGCCGGCCGCGGCGCCACGAGTCGGCGACGTGGAGCGAGTGCACGTGGGCGGTCTCGCCGACCTGGGCGTGCAGGCCGGTCTCCTCGTAGACCTCCCGGACCACCGCGTCGCGCGGGTCCTCCCCGTGGTCGACCCCGCCTCCGGGCAGGGACCACAGCTCGCGCCGGGTGACCCGCTCCGCGAGCCGGGACAACAGGATCTGGTCGCCGCGGACGATCACGGCGTACGCCGCCAACCGCTGCACCCGCTGCGCCATCACCGCCTCCTGTCCCCTCCGGCTCCACCCTAGTGTCCTGTCCGGTTGAAGCGCTGACGTAGTCGGTGGTCCTGGTGCGTGCATCGCAAGGCGGCCGTGCGAGGGCATACCGGGTCGTCTGTCGAGCGCGGCCAACGCCGCGAGGCGCGTGCCAGGGTTGCCGAACATGGCGGCGAATCAGCCGGACAGGACACTCAAGGGTGCCGGGGACGGGTCAGGAGAAGGGCGGGCGGGCGTCGCGGGCGAGGGAGTGCCGGCCGGCCCAGCGCCACACCCGGGCGGCACGGTCACGGTCCTCGTCGGTGACCAGGTTGCCCATCCAGCGCAGGGCGAGGGTCATCAGCAGGTCCGAGCGCATGCCGACCGGGCCGAGCGCGGGCAGCAGCCGGGGCACGGTGACCAGGCCGGCCAGCCGGCGGGCGATGGAGAACGACTCGCCGTAGTGGTCGCGCAGCAGCTGCGGCCACACCGTGCCGAGGTCGGTGTCGGCGTCCTCGGCGAGCAGCTCGGCGAGCACCCGCCCGGTCTCCAGGCCGTAGTCGATGCCCTCGCCGTTGAGCGGGTTCACG harbors:
- a CDS encoding esterase-like activity of phytase family protein: MRRLLAVVLLLAPFGIGLLTPGAAVEPVPGEPVFRFTDPRITESSGLVARDGLVVTVNDSGDANRVFTVDPATGDTVGVTRWQGQARDIEALAPAGDGEVWVGDIGDNAAARDHVVVARVPFGRGDREVTAPTYDLVYPDGPHDAETLLADPATGRLYVVAKEFIGRLYAAPERLDPDGPNELSVVDEVLGVATDGAFLPDGERLVLRNYGQAAVYTWPGLDRVAQVDLPRQQQGEGIAVAEDGTVLISSEGEGSEVLRVELPVDELPAGESPTASPTASPTASPAPSAGDDDRSPVHLDDERSLWPWAIGGVAGVVIVVVLLRSLRPRD
- a CDS encoding class I SAM-dependent methyltransferase; its protein translation is MSTVPLSDALVRVRADLLADDRLVRAVASGRRRAAVPPWRRVELRWVDLKAGRHLQVVRYDATQAHTANHLRGGPAEEAVDALLAEAFGNWTVETTERQLSLRVTKRGDAAVHTKAPAAQAAETAVDRGHDRAKERLLPEDDPVFAALGLADAQGRIKPSRMAKYRQVEDFLRVLDRSVADARARGHLRRPTEEDPLRIVDLGCGNGYLTFAAQRFLSERRGLPVRLTGVDVKEQSRDHNAAVAERLGIDARFVAGTIGGAELEQAPDVVLALHACDTATDDALARAVGWEAPLVLAAPCCHHDIAAQLRTATAPAPYSSLVRDGILRERFADTLTDTLRALLLRRAGYRVDVMEFVDSRHTPRNTLLRAVRTGAAADSEEYDALVAAWGIHPRLGELLG
- a CDS encoding DNA topoisomerase IB, which gives rise to MIPPAWTEVWICPRPNGHLQAVGIDAAGRRQYLYHPDWVARRAEEKHARVVRLGRRLPRIREAVLADLDADDLGARATCALAVRLIDLGCFRVGNDVYAEEYGSFGLTTLERQHVRRSGEVLVFAFTGKSGIEHHVEIDDELAVRALDRRRRRRRADPRLLDVSGTDVNDYLRDVSGLDATAKDFRTWHGTVLAAAALAEAPGPEATKTARKRAVAAAMREVAEFLGNTPALARSAYVDPRVVDAYEEGRTIRAAARRRYDDADARRAALERATLRLVGGR
- a CDS encoding PD40 domain-containing protein; this encodes MTHRLGRLAGAGLAALCALSLTLALPPHATPAASAASGGGTLTYIKDHDVWIARGDGTGARPLTTDGSAGLPYRAPSQSDTGIVAAVRYQNLVVMDQQGRVLAEIDPPRLPSSLGGTMDGSPVDAAISPDGALIAYTFAEHSCTNGCAWRTATGYVSTTGAGTPATYGTSFYADPSWVTGRRTLQSGGYGHHVMVHDIGSPTQQHWFDDGDIWYPSEDFGNVEVSPDGTLLAGVRGYGDDRDILTYRVDGNIRSGTLPGLPADACRLDGEASDKITDPTWSPDSTTLAFGAADGVWTFADNKLGCTGELRLLLPGASEPDWSAAPLSPPAPAGRAARAGRPARRRVTPRRSPP
- a CDS encoding hydroxyacid-oxoacid transhydrogenase, which gives rise to MTDHATETVFTYAAPALKFGRGAAAEVGYDVRGWGARRALLVTDAGVVAAGHAETVAGSLRAHGVEVVTYAGARVEPTDASLEEAVAFARGEGPFDAVVAVGGGSSIDTGKAVALLVTNPGELMDYVNAPIGKARAPEQPVLPLAAVPTTTGTGAESTTICVMDVLALEVKTGISHPALRPRLAVVDPALSATQPPGVIAAAGMDILCHALESYTARWYGEFPAKSPEQRVPYCGSNPIADLWSERAMGLLSGAFRAAVREARDGAGGTEAAEQMALAATFAGLGFGNAGVHIPHANAYPIAGRVRDFRPADYPQAEPMVPHGMAVALTAPEAFRFTFDAAPERHLRAARLLDPAAAGDGPDVLPGVIAALMRDIGIPNGLAEVGYGAGDVDALVDGALQQQRLLATAPRDVTGEDLAGIMAASLEHW
- a CDS encoding DUF1648 domain-containing protein, with the translated sequence MSARRWFAAAVAAYTAAWVLAAVLLPERVPVHFGLSGEVDRWAGRTGALVAFALIGAGVAALLWGAAALGDRVPLSQLNTPRKDWWAATPERVAELRRRGRRDLEVIGAATMALLTAVLLGTVRAARAETPRLGAVFLALVAVYVVFVLVWVVRAHRDRRAAGED
- a CDS encoding NUDIX domain-containing protein is translated as MAQRVQRLAAYAVIVRGDQILLSRLAERVTRRELWSLPGGGVDHGEDPRDAVVREVYEETGLHAQVGETAHVHSLHVADSWRRGRRVDAHSVRIVYEGWVPADAPEPHVTEVDGSTAEAAWKPIAAVLDGTVPTVSLVTEALAAYAVRQRQRSAAYAYVVQDDAILLTRTSDLAPDPGTWHLPGGGIDHGESPRDTIRRELWEECGLEGEADELLTVLDHHFTGTAPNGREEDFHAIGIIYRAHVGPGEPRVVEEDGTTDEVAWVPLADVAARKLKVYGSVRAAIEAAGDTVSA
- a CDS encoding macro domain-containing protein gives rise to the protein MEIEVVEGDITAQDVAAVVNAANRAMRGGAGVDGAIHRAGGPEVLEDCRRRFPRGLATGDAGWTTAGRMSARWVIHVVGPNRHRGETDRSLLTSCYRRALEVADELGARSVAFPLISAGAYGWPKDDAVDAALETLRATPTGVEVARMVAFGRSAYELIAGRL